Proteins encoded together in one Polaribacter reichenbachii window:
- a CDS encoding NADP-dependent malic enzyme: MSDSRKRHEALLYHAKPKPGKIEVIPTKKYATQHDLTLAYSPGVAEPCLEIEKDKNNAYKYTSKGNLVAVISNGTAVLGLGNIGPEASKPVMEGKGLLFKIFADIDVFDIEVDATDVDKFVETVKAIAPTFGGINLEDIKAPEAFEIERRLKEELDIPVMHDDQHGTAIISAAALKNAIEITQKDISKVNIVVNGAGAAAISCTRLYLKLGAKRENIVMCDSKGVIRKDRGNLTSQKAEFATDKDLNTLDEAMQNADVFIGLSMGNIVTPEMLLSMAKNPIVFAMANPTPEIDYDLAVATRADIIMATGRSDHPNQVNNVLGFPFIFRGALDVRAAKINEEMKMAAVCALADLAKKSVPEQVNIVYDEINLTFGREYIIPKPFDPRLIYEIPPAIAKAAMDSGVALEPITDWNRYREELMERSGSGSKEIRLIHNRAKSNRKRIVFAEADHLDVLKAAQRVHEEKLGDPILLGRKEVILALKEEIGFTGDVPIFDPKTDEERERRNRFGEAYWKTRQRKGRTLTEAKKLMRERNYFAAMMVNENEADALITGYSRPYPTVVKPILELIEKDKGISKVAACNLMLTKRGPIFLADTTINISPSAKDLVKISQMTSNLAKMFGMKPNVAMLSFSNFGSSNTETSKKIREAVSYIHRHFPNAVVDGELQADFALNPEMLAKEFPFSKLNGKKVNILIFPNLESANITYKLLKQVESADSIGPVILGLSKAVHVLQLGSSVDEMVNMAALACVDAQQREKNKK; encoded by the coding sequence ATGAGCGATTCTAGAAAACGACACGAAGCTTTATTATACCACGCAAAACCAAAACCTGGTAAAATTGAGGTAATACCAACAAAAAAATATGCAACTCAGCACGATTTAACATTAGCGTATTCTCCTGGTGTTGCAGAGCCTTGTTTAGAAATAGAAAAAGACAAAAACAATGCCTACAAATACACATCTAAAGGAAATTTAGTTGCAGTGATTTCTAACGGAACTGCAGTTTTAGGGTTGGGTAATATTGGGCCTGAAGCCTCAAAACCAGTTATGGAAGGTAAAGGTTTACTATTTAAAATCTTTGCTGATATTGATGTTTTTGATATTGAAGTAGATGCTACAGATGTAGATAAATTTGTAGAAACTGTAAAAGCAATTGCACCTACTTTTGGTGGAATTAACTTAGAAGATATTAAAGCCCCAGAAGCTTTTGAAATAGAAAGAAGGTTAAAAGAGGAGTTAGATATTCCTGTAATGCACGATGATCAGCATGGAACTGCAATTATTTCTGCTGCTGCTTTAAAAAACGCTATAGAAATTACCCAAAAAGATATTTCTAAAGTAAATATCGTAGTAAATGGTGCTGGAGCAGCTGCAATTTCTTGTACTCGCTTGTATTTAAAGCTAGGTGCAAAAAGAGAAAACATTGTAATGTGCGATAGCAAGGGTGTTATCAGAAAAGACAGAGGTAATTTAACATCGCAAAAAGCAGAATTTGCAACAGATAAAGACTTAAATACTTTAGATGAAGCAATGCAAAATGCCGATGTTTTTATTGGCTTATCTATGGGGAATATTGTTACTCCAGAAATGCTTTTATCTATGGCTAAAAACCCGATTGTATTTGCAATGGCAAATCCAACACCAGAAATAGATTATGATTTAGCTGTTGCTACAAGAGCAGATATTATTATGGCAACTGGTAGATCAGATCATCCTAATCAAGTAAATAATGTACTTGGATTTCCTTTTATTTTTAGAGGTGCTTTAGATGTTAGAGCTGCTAAAATTAACGAAGAAATGAAAATGGCTGCTGTTTGCGCTTTGGCAGATTTGGCAAAAAAATCGGTTCCTGAGCAAGTAAACATCGTTTATGACGAAATAAACTTAACATTTGGTAGAGAATACATTATTCCTAAACCTTTTGACCCTAGATTAATTTACGAAATTCCACCAGCAATTGCAAAAGCAGCTATGGATTCTGGAGTTGCACTAGAACCAATTACAGATTGGAATAGATATAGAGAAGAATTAATGGAACGTTCTGGCTCTGGTAGCAAAGAGATTCGTTTAATTCATAACAGAGCAAAAAGTAATAGAAAGCGTATTGTTTTTGCAGAAGCAGATCATTTAGATGTACTTAAAGCAGCACAAAGAGTACACGAAGAAAAACTTGGAGACCCTATTTTATTAGGTAGAAAAGAAGTTATTCTTGCATTAAAAGAAGAAATTGGTTTTACAGGAGATGTACCAATCTTTGACCCAAAAACAGACGAAGAAAGAGAAAGAAGAAATCGTTTTGGAGAAGCTTACTGGAAAACTAGACAACGAAAAGGTAGAACGTTAACTGAAGCAAAAAAATTAATGCGAGAGCGTAATTATTTTGCTGCAATGATGGTTAACGAAAACGAAGCTGATGCTTTAATTACAGGTTATTCTAGACCTTACCCAACTGTAGTAAAACCTATTTTAGAACTTATTGAAAAAGACAAAGGCATTTCTAAAGTAGCTGCATGTAATTTAATGTTAACCAAAAGAGGTCCAATCTTTTTGGCAGATACAACTATTAATATTAGTCCGAGTGCAAAAGATTTAGTTAAGATTTCGCAAATGACATCTAATTTAGCAAAAATGTTTGGTATGAAACCAAATGTTGCTATGTTGTCTTTTTCTAACTTCGGATCATCGAACACAGAAACTTCTAAGAAAATTAGAGAAGCAGTTTCTTATATTCATCGTCATTTTCCTAATGCAGTTGTAGATGGAGAATTACAGGCAGATTTTGCTTTAAATCCAGAAATGTTAGCCAAAGAGTTTCCTTTTTCTAAATTGAATGGCAAAAAAGTAAATATTCTAATTTTCCCGAACTTAGAATCAGCAAACATCACTTATAAGTTATTAAAACAAGTGGAAAGTGCAGATTCTATTGGTCCAGTAATTTTAGGATTAAGCAAAGCTGTACACGTTTTACAACTAGGCTCTAGTGTAGATGAAATGGTAAATATGGCTGCATTGGCTTGTGTTGATGCGCAGCAAAGGGAAAAGAATAAAAAATAG
- a CDS encoding cold-shock protein codes for MKNGTVKFFNESKGFGFVIEDGSKTEYFVHVSGLIDEIREGDAVEFDLKEGRKGLNAVDVRVI; via the coding sequence GTGAAAAACGGAACAGTAAAATTCTTCAACGAATCTAAAGGATTTGGATTTGTAATTGAAGACGGTTCAAAAACAGAGTATTTTGTGCACGTATCAGGATTAATCGACGAAATTAGAGAGGGTGATGCAGTAGAATTTGACCTGAAAGAAGGTAGAAAAGGTTTAAACGCAGTAGACGTTAGAGTTATCTAA
- a CDS encoding DUF5686 and carboxypeptidase regulatory-like domain-containing protein yields the protein MKKTLLSLFVLLISSMTIAQVKGKITDTKNEPLSFVSIYLDKTTKGTTSNDNGDYFLETNKLGKQIIVFQFLGYKTLKKEVNITSFPFELNVKLEQENIQLDEISISTKENPADRIIRNVIANKDKNTDKYANYTAKFYSRGLTRIKDLPKKFLGQEVGDLGGGLDSTRSGIIYLSETFSNISFQKKPKKFKEIITASKVSGEDNGVSFNRAEESDINLYNNSIEVFNNLISPISTNAFSYYQYKLEGTFYDKNGKLINKIKLIPRRKNDRVFEGSIYVVEDDWALYGSDLTTTGVQVNLPFINSLGVKQSYNYSDKVDAWVLVTQNIAFDIKFLGFKPRGKFSYVYSDYDFKPNFDENTFTNEVLSFKENATKKDSVFWNTLRPVPLTKEETQDYALKDSIKVVRKSEKFLDSIDNRSNKFKLLSPITGYSYRNTYEKWSLSFRGLIDDFGFNTVQGFKTSLGASYFKRLNDKGKWWSAGFDVEYGLSDKRARPTFYFSKKWNNFSRPRMYITGGVTTAQFNRRNAVNPLDNFALSLFRRQNVLKIYEKEFARIGYSEEIKNGVFFSSSLEYANRKPLFNTTNYSFVSEEKYQPYTSNNPLEPNNFTSSVFTAHKIATLNMGLRFVFGQKYLTYPDSKFNIGNEKYPTLNLNYRKTFAADNADFNSDVLIATLRQDVNTGNYGELFYKIRAGAFLKKKDIPFMDNLQVVGNEMFFTSATNRKNNFGLLEYYQYYTNDKYAEAHIEHNFKGAILGRIPLINKMNFHLIGSAKTMFMSDTKPYSEYSVGLDNIGFGKWRLLRVDYVKSVNGGNRKSGWLFGLNMSF from the coding sequence ATGAAAAAAACATTACTATCACTATTTGTGTTATTGATTTCGTCAATGACAATTGCTCAAGTAAAAGGAAAAATTACAGACACTAAAAACGAACCACTCTCTTTTGTAAGTATTTATTTAGATAAAACTACAAAAGGTACAACCTCTAATGATAATGGAGATTATTTTTTAGAAACCAATAAGTTAGGAAAACAAATTATCGTTTTTCAATTTCTAGGCTACAAAACATTAAAAAAAGAAGTGAATATTACTTCTTTTCCTTTTGAATTAAATGTAAAGTTAGAACAAGAAAATATTCAATTAGATGAAATTTCTATCTCTACAAAAGAGAATCCTGCAGATAGAATTATTAGAAATGTAATAGCTAATAAAGATAAAAACACAGACAAATACGCAAATTATACTGCTAAATTTTATTCTAGAGGATTAACCAGAATTAAAGATTTACCTAAAAAATTTCTTGGTCAAGAAGTAGGGGATTTAGGTGGAGGATTAGATTCTACAAGAAGCGGAATTATTTACTTGTCTGAAACTTTTTCTAATATATCATTTCAGAAAAAACCTAAAAAATTTAAAGAAATAATTACTGCTTCTAAGGTTTCTGGAGAAGATAATGGAGTAAGTTTTAATAGAGCAGAAGAATCTGATATTAATTTATACAACAATAGTATTGAGGTTTTTAATAATTTAATTTCGCCTATTTCTACAAATGCTTTTAGTTATTATCAATATAAATTAGAAGGTACATTTTACGATAAAAATGGTAAACTCATCAACAAAATAAAACTAATACCAAGGCGTAAAAACGATCGTGTTTTTGAAGGTTCTATTTATGTTGTAGAAGATGATTGGGCTTTATATGGTTCAGATTTAACAACTACAGGTGTTCAGGTAAATTTGCCTTTTATAAATTCTTTGGGTGTAAAACAGAGTTATAATTATTCTGATAAAGTTGATGCTTGGGTTTTAGTGACACAAAACATTGCTTTCGATATTAAGTTTTTAGGCTTTAAACCTCGTGGAAAGTTTTCTTATGTGTATTCAGATTACGACTTTAAACCTAATTTTGATGAAAATACATTTACTAACGAAGTTTTATCATTTAAAGAAAATGCCACCAAAAAAGATTCTGTTTTCTGGAATACTTTAAGACCTGTACCATTAACCAAAGAAGAAACTCAAGATTATGCTTTAAAAGACAGTATAAAAGTAGTTCGTAAATCAGAAAAGTTCTTAGATTCTATAGATAATAGATCTAATAAATTCAAATTATTATCTCCAATAACTGGTTATAGTTATAGAAATACTTACGAAAAATGGTCTTTGTCTTTTAGGGGATTAATAGACGATTTTGGTTTTAATACAGTTCAGGGGTTTAAGACTTCTTTAGGAGCAAGTTATTTTAAAAGGTTAAATGATAAAGGGAAATGGTGGAGTGCAGGTTTTGATGTAGAATATGGTTTATCTGATAAAAGAGCCAGACCGACTTTTTATTTTAGTAAAAAATGGAATAATTTTTCTAGACCTAGAATGTATATTACAGGAGGTGTAACAACAGCTCAATTTAATAGAAGAAATGCAGTTAATCCTTTAGATAATTTTGCGCTTTCTTTATTTAGAAGACAGAATGTACTTAAGATTTATGAAAAAGAATTTGCAAGAATTGGCTATTCTGAAGAAATTAAAAACGGAGTATTTTTCTCATCATCTTTAGAATATGCGAATAGAAAACCACTTTTTAATACTACAAATTATTCGTTTGTATCCGAAGAAAAATATCAACCTTATACCTCTAATAATCCTTTAGAACCAAATAATTTTACAAGTTCTGTTTTTACAGCGCATAAAATTGCGACATTAAATATGGGATTAAGATTTGTTTTTGGTCAAAAATATTTAACCTATCCAGATAGCAAGTTTAATATTGGTAACGAAAAGTATCCTACATTAAATTTAAATTATAGAAAAACCTTTGCTGCTGATAATGCTGATTTTAATTCTGATGTATTAATAGCTACTTTAAGACAAGATGTAAATACAGGCAATTATGGCGAGTTATTTTATAAAATTAGAGCTGGTGCTTTCTTAAAAAAGAAAGACATTCCGTTTATGGATAATTTGCAAGTTGTGGGTAATGAAATGTTTTTTACATCTGCAACAAATAGAAAAAATAATTTTGGTTTGTTAGAGTATTATCAATATTACACAAATGATAAATATGCAGAAGCGCATATAGAACATAATTTTAAAGGTGCTATTTTAGGTAGAATTCCGTTGATAAATAAAATGAATTTCCATTTAATTGGTAGTGCAAAAACAATGTTTATGTCTGATACCAAACCTTATTCAGAATATTCTGTTGGGTTAGATAATATTGGTTTTGGTAAATGGCGTTTGCTAAGAGTAGATTACGTAAAATCTGTAAATGGAGGTAATCGAAAAAGCGGATGGTTGTTTGGCTTAAATATGTCTTTCTAA
- a CDS encoding MoaD/ThiS family protein, producing MKIKTLFFGITSDLVNASELEIEVDENSSVENFKSILKDEFSSLEKINSYAIAVNEEYAENETLLKVGDVVAVIPPVSGG from the coding sequence ATGAAAATAAAAACACTTTTTTTCGGAATTACATCAGATTTGGTAAATGCATCTGAATTAGAAATTGAGGTTGATGAAAATTCATCCGTAGAAAATTTTAAATCTATTTTAAAAGATGAGTTTTCTAGTTTAGAAAAAATTAATTCTTACGCAATTGCTGTAAATGAAGAATATGCAGAGAACGAAACTCTTTTAAAAGTAGGTGATGTTGTTGCTGTAATTCCGCCAGTAAGTGGAGGTTAA
- a CDS encoding DUF3817 domain-containing protein produces the protein MKSIFRIVSFLEGISYLLLLFIATPIKYFQGDETYVKMLGMPHGLLFMLYIVLAIVIKKEMNWNSKTLGIVLLCSIIPFGTFYVDKKYLR, from the coding sequence ATGAAAAGCATTTTTAGAATTGTTAGTTTTTTAGAAGGAATCTCTTACCTACTTTTATTATTTATTGCAACACCTATTAAATATTTTCAAGGTGATGAAACTTATGTAAAAATGTTAGGTATGCCTCATGGCCTACTTTTTATGCTTTATATTGTTTTGGCTATCGTAATTAAAAAAGAAATGAACTGGAACAGCAAAACTTTAGGTATTGTTTTACTTTGTTCAATCATTCCTTTTGGTACTTTTTATGTTGATAAAAAATATTTAAGATAA
- a CDS encoding ribonucleotide-diphosphate reductase subunit beta, giving the protein MSKLEPILQPNDSRFVIFPIQHNDLWEWYKKQQACFWTAEEIDLHSDIVDWTTKLTDDERYFIKHILAFFAASDGIVNENLAENFVNEVQYSEAKFFYGFQIMMENIHSETYSLLIDTYVKDEVEKDQLFRAIEVFPAIKKKADWALKWIESDSFAERLIAFAAVEGIFFSGAFCSIFWLKKRGLLPGLTFSNELISRDEGMHCDFAVHLHNNHMVNRVAPERIKEIIVDALDIEREFVTESLPVSLIGMNARLMTQYLEFVTDRLLLEFGCEKVYDATNPFDFMEMISLEGKTNFFEKRVSEYQKAGVKSGGTGSISFDSDF; this is encoded by the coding sequence ATGTCTAAACTAGAACCAATTTTACAACCAAATGATAGCAGATTTGTTATTTTTCCTATTCAACATAACGATTTATGGGAATGGTACAAAAAACAACAAGCGTGTTTTTGGACGGCAGAAGAAATCGATTTGCATTCTGATATTGTAGATTGGACAACTAAATTAACAGACGATGAACGTTATTTTATAAAACACATCTTAGCTTTTTTTGCAGCATCAGACGGAATTGTAAACGAAAACTTAGCAGAGAATTTTGTAAATGAAGTACAATATTCTGAAGCGAAATTTTTCTACGGATTTCAAATAATGATGGAAAACATTCACTCAGAAACTTATTCATTATTAATTGATACTTATGTAAAAGACGAAGTAGAAAAAGATCAATTATTTAGAGCGATAGAAGTTTTTCCTGCTATTAAGAAAAAAGCAGATTGGGCTTTAAAATGGATAGAATCAGACTCTTTTGCAGAGCGTTTAATTGCTTTTGCAGCAGTAGAAGGTATTTTCTTTTCAGGTGCATTTTGTTCAATTTTTTGGTTAAAGAAAAGAGGTCTATTACCAGGATTAACGTTTTCTAACGAGTTAATTTCTAGAGACGAAGGTATGCACTGTGATTTTGCTGTGCATTTACACAATAACCATATGGTTAATAGAGTAGCGCCAGAACGTATCAAAGAAATTATTGTTGATGCTTTAGATATAGAAAGAGAGTTTGTAACAGAGTCATTACCAGTAAGTTTAATTGGTATGAATGCACGTTTAATGACACAGTACTTAGAATTTGTAACAGATAGATTGTTGTTAGAATTCGGATGTGAAAAAGTGTATGATGCAACAAACCCATTTGATTTTATGGAAATGATTTCTTTAGAAGGAAAAACAAATTTCTTCGAGAAGAGAGTATCTGAATACCAAAAAGCAGGTGTAAAATCTGGTGGAACTGGAAGTATTAGCTTTGACTCTGATTTTTAG
- the ruvA gene encoding Holliday junction branch migration protein RuvA, protein MITQVRGRLVEKNPTEVVVDCNGVGYLLHISLNTFSSLPADENVVLYTHLSIREDAHTLFGFINKTEREVFKLLISVSGVGPSIARTMCSSMTSEEIQNAIASENVAVIQSVKGIGAKTAQRVIVDLKDKILKTFDIDEVSVNTSNTNKDEALSALEVLGFHKKQSDKVVNAVLKENPDASVEKIIKLALKNL, encoded by the coding sequence ATGATTACACAAGTTAGAGGAAGGTTAGTTGAAAAGAATCCAACAGAAGTTGTTGTAGATTGTAATGGTGTTGGGTATTTATTGCACATTTCTTTAAATACCTTTTCTAGTTTACCTGCAGATGAAAATGTAGTTTTATACACACATTTATCTATAAGAGAAGATGCGCACACGCTTTTTGGGTTTATTAACAAAACAGAAAGAGAAGTTTTTAAACTACTTATTTCTGTTTCTGGCGTGGGGCCAAGTATAGCAAGAACTATGTGTTCTTCTATGACATCAGAAGAAATACAAAACGCAATAGCGTCAGAAAATGTAGCTGTAATACAATCAGTAAAAGGTATTGGTGCAAAAACTGCACAAAGAGTTATTGTCGATTTAAAAGATAAAATTTTAAAAACGTTTGATATTGATGAAGTTTCTGTAAACACAAGCAATACGAACAAAGATGAAGCGTTATCTGCTTTAGAAGTTTTAGGTTTTCACAAAAAACAATCTGATAAAGTTGTAAACGCTGTTTTAAAGGAAAACCCTGATGCATCCGTAGAAAAAATCATAAAACTAGCCTTAAAAAATTTATAA
- a CDS encoding molybdenum cofactor biosynthesis protein MoaE encodes MQRTSIKITSEKLDLEECYQFVEDDSCGGISAFVGTVRNDTQGKEVKQLDFSAYKPMAIKEMQKIADLVLEKFEIKKIAIHHAEGMLQIGAIPVIITASAKHRKAAFLACEFAIDTLKETVPIWKKEYFSDGEVWVNAHP; translated from the coding sequence ATGCAGAGAACTTCAATAAAAATTACATCAGAAAAATTAGATTTAGAAGAATGTTATCAATTTGTAGAAGATGATTCTTGTGGAGGAATATCAGCATTTGTAGGTACTGTAAGAAATGATACACAAGGTAAAGAAGTAAAACAACTCGATTTTTCTGCTTACAAGCCAATGGCAATTAAAGAAATGCAAAAAATTGCAGATTTAGTTTTAGAAAAATTCGAAATTAAAAAAATTGCCATTCATCACGCAGAAGGAATGTTGCAAATTGGCGCAATACCTGTTATAATTACAGCATCAGCAAAACATAGAAAAGCTGCTTTTTTGGCTTGTGAATTTGCAATTGATACTTTAAAAGAAACTGTACCCATTTGGAAAAAAGAATATTTTTCTGATGGTGAAGTTTGGGTAAATGCGCATCCTTAG
- a CDS encoding COX15/CtaA family protein, which produces MKTRFPKIVQISILSLYIIFLAGSVVRMTGSGMGCPDWPKCFGYYIPPTSEEQITWKPNTTYKKGFIIIKDEALFVAENDLNTSSEFNARNWAKYTKHDYNKFNKYHTWTEYINRLTSVLAGFVFLFLIYGATKFWKENKTITILSFAAFFLMLFEAWLGKTVVDTNLTPTIITIHMVVGLIIIAILLKLKFILSDKKTYNYNSTFNKLLIVSVIFSLVQIAMGTQVRQFIDEQVKLFGFENKNYSLLNPSFKFYFHRSFTIAILLVNLGMFYINQIKKLGYKLVNWIIFLLFLETITGILMYYAEFPLGTQAIHLLAGAILFGLQFYLWLQSRRTVSC; this is translated from the coding sequence ATGAAAACGAGATTTCCTAAAATTGTTCAAATTTCTATACTATCTCTTTATATTATTTTTTTAGCAGGATCTGTAGTAAGGATGACTGGCTCTGGAATGGGTTGCCCAGATTGGCCTAAATGTTTTGGATACTACATTCCGCCAACCTCTGAAGAACAAATTACTTGGAAACCAAATACAACATACAAAAAAGGGTTTATTATTATTAAAGATGAAGCTTTATTTGTTGCCGAAAATGATTTAAACACTTCCTCTGAGTTTAACGCCAGAAATTGGGCAAAATACACCAAACACGATTATAATAAATTTAATAAATATCATACTTGGACCGAATATATTAATAGATTAACCTCTGTTTTAGCTGGTTTTGTATTTCTATTTTTAATTTATGGCGCCACCAAATTCTGGAAAGAAAACAAAACAATTACCATATTATCATTTGCAGCATTCTTTTTAATGCTCTTTGAAGCTTGGCTTGGAAAAACAGTAGTAGACACTAATTTAACACCAACTATAATTACCATACATATGGTAGTTGGTTTAATTATCATTGCCATTTTACTAAAGTTAAAATTTATTCTTTCTGATAAAAAAACATATAACTACAACTCAACTTTTAATAAACTATTAATTGTTTCTGTAATTTTTTCTTTAGTGCAAATTGCAATGGGTACGCAAGTAAGACAATTTATAGATGAACAAGTAAAACTTTTTGGTTTTGAAAACAAGAATTATAGTTTACTAAACCCTAGTTTTAAATTTTACTTTCATAGATCTTTTACTATTGCTATTTTATTAGTTAATCTAGGAATGTTTTACATCAATCAAATAAAAAAATTAGGCTACAAATTAGTTAATTGGATTATCTTTTTACTTTTCTTAGAAACCATAACTGGTATTTTAATGTATTATGCTGAATTCCCTTTAGGCACACAAGCCATACATTTATTAGCAGGTGCAATTTTATTTGGATTGCAATTTTATTTATGGCTACAAAGCAGGAGAACTGTTAGCTGTTAG